In a single window of the Rhopalosiphum padi isolate XX-2018 chromosome 1, ASM2088224v1, whole genome shotgun sequence genome:
- the LOC132917803 gene encoding bromodomain-containing protein 4, which produces MDLTYLVVAVFGMCVLRPCSSLPAAAVAAAAAAAPTPTPSPPSLQVAAAEPAGRNDKRSRSLFQSPPPQAPHQYHLHAGGAVDLYDDVMNDLPYYLQHQQHQQQQQFLQEPTGEDDLRTIDGDGDDNAVGQDMMRLSSRARPAKPDSPMYFIRLPPQPYMYVPGYGYVSQPTRLEPPPFTQRPHSPFLNLPLSYVSNAKPVGIYTLPQQHHSQQHQQQQQQQQLSVRPPKPNRRPQPSTTPPPPPPPPTHQQQHQPDSPIYNLDKGPYVFNGRPTDVFLLQSAYDNLYSEVLQNIYP; this is translated from the coding sequence ATGGATCTCACATACTTGGTCGTCGCCGTATTCGGAATGTGCGTCTTGCGGCCGTGCAGTTCGCTGCCTGCTGCAGCCgtcgccgccgctgccgccgctgCTCCTACGCCTACCCCGTCACCGCCGTCGCTGCAGGTCGCCGCCGCCGAACCGGCCGGCCGCAATGACAAAAGGTCCAGGTCGCTGTTCcagtcgccgccgccgcaggcTCCGCATCAGTACCATCTCCACGCCGGCGGGGCGGTCGATCTGTACGACGACGTGATGAACGACTTGCCGTATTACTTGCAACACCAACAGcaccagcagcagcaacaaTTCTTGCAGGAACCCACCGGCGAGGACGACCTGAGGACCAtcgacggcgacggcgacgacaaCGCCGTCGGTCAGGACATGATGCGGCTGTCTAGTCGGGCGCGACCCGCCAAGCCCGACTCGCCCATGTACTTTATCCGGTTACCGCCGCAACCGTACATGTACGTGCCCGGTTACGGTTACGTCAGTCAACCGACCCGGTTGGAACCGCCGCCGTTCACGCAGCGGCCACACTCGCCGTTCTTGAACCTGCCGCTGAGCTACGTGTCCAACGCCAAGCCCGTGGGAATCTATACGCTGCCGCAACAGCACCACAGCCAGCAAcaccaacagcagcagcagcagcagcaattGTCGGTCAGGCCGCCGAAACCCAACAGACGTCCACAACCGTCGACCACGCCGCCGcctccgccaccgccgccgacgcACCAACAGCAACACCAACCGGATTCGCCGATCTACAATCTGGACAAAGGCCCGTACGTGTTCAACGGCCGTCCGACCGACGTGTTCCTGTTGCAGAGCGCGTACGACAACTTGTACTCCGAAGTGTTGCAAAACATTTACCCGTAA